Genomic window (Culex pipiens pallens isolate TS chromosome 3, TS_CPP_V2, whole genome shotgun sequence):
CCGACTCGTAACCCTGGCCGGTTGCACCGTTCAGTTCAAGACTAAGATTTTGTGACGCCGCCGAGGAAATAGCCGAAGAGTCCGTCGACGGGATCGACACCACCGACGAggaagacgacgacgagctGGGAATGGCACCGGACTTTTTCAGCGTCGCAGCTCCGTCCTCGATGCCACTGTCGGACTTTTCATCCTGCACAGAAGATCCGCTGCTTCCGGCTGGATTGCAACTCGTTTTCACGACCTCGCTTGCCGTATCGATCGCCGGACTTTCCGACTGTGGACTTGGCGTTGGCGATCGGCTCGTGCTCTCCTGACTACTGCTGGCAGCCCCTTGCCCACGATCGTACCCTCGGATGTACACCAGATTCCGCATTTGGtcctgatgctgctgctggtgcgaATCGTGGTGGTGGCCGTTCGtgtggtgatgatgatggttgctgttgttgttgttgtaataGTGATAACTCTTGCGGTAGCCTCCGTGGCTCATGTTGGGACCTTTGATGCCGCCGACGCCACCAAACTTGCCACCCTGCATCATGTTGGACCGTTTACCGTGccagctgttgttgttgttgttccagGTCTTTCTGCCTTGCATATTTCCACTGAAAGAGAACGTCAAATTAGTATCACAACTCAAAACCAAAAAAGCACCCAACGCACCCATTGGATTGACCACCCCGGCCGCCTCCGTAGTTCCGGTTGTGCTGCTGGTAGTTGTTGTTCTGGTGGAAACCTCCGTTACCGTACCCGGACGttggctgctgctgttgctgctgctgatgcggTGGGTGATTGTGCTGGTGCTGATGCGCGTGATGGTTGTGCTGATGATTCTGCGAATAGCAATAGGCCATAGAATCTCCAGCGCCACCATTTCCAGCTGCCGCTGTCACACCATTTACCAAATGATCTGCCCCCGGATAACCGGCGGCACCATTGTACAACGCTGCAGCATCGCCCCCACCAGTGGCACCTGCCGGAACCATCATCTCCTCGTAATAGCCGGCGAAATGCCTCTGCAGgtgatgttgctgctgctgctgctgtgaggGTTGCTGTGGGTGCAGTTGTTGATTGAAATTGCTATAGTTAAAATGGGGATTGCCACGGAACAGCGCCGCAGCCTGGGCGGCCGCGGTCGCCGTCGATTGCGGCGTCGTTCCACCACTTCCAGACATTCGCATGCCCACATAGTGCAAAAAGTCCAAACTGTACTGCGGAGATGTGGTGGTTGTGGATGGAatcgattgctgctgctgctgctgctgcgactGCTGCTGATGGTTGTGAGCGACGGAGGAATGTGGATGATGAGGGATGTTGTGATGGGATTGCTGGGTCGGCGGCGGCGGTGCCGACATAGAGTTCCGCAGCTTGCCCTGCAGCACCGCAAACTGGTCCAGCGGGTTCACATTCGGGAGCAGCACCTTGCCGGCGTTGGACGCCcggctactgctgctgctgttatGCTTCGAGCTACTACAACTTCCGGACCCGGTCGAGGACACCACCGGAatcgacgatgatgatgacggaTGCAACAATGATGACCCGGACCCGACGGCGGACGCAGACAATGACGATGGTGGTGGTGCGGTGAGGGATgacgacggcggcggcggtggaggAATCGCCAGAGATTGACGGCCTCCGAAACCGTTGGTACCGCCGTTCAGCAGCTTGAGGAAAAGGGGAGAGGGAACACACGGATGTATGATTAGATTTCTGCGCGAGCGCCGGTACCGCTTCTCCAGTCTCCAACTGTCCATTATGGGGCCTGTGGCCGCTGGAACTGAGCCTGGTTGGGGAAAGCCGGGTTGCAATCTGGCATTTTAGGCCTACTCTGCACGGGAAGGTGGCAAACTGTCAGAAAAGGCTACGCGTAATCAAATCTTTGGTGGAGAGCCTACTGGGTTTATGAATTTCAGAAAATAGTTTCAGTGTTTgccttttttgctaaaatttatatatatttctagagtttttttgattaggtcctttTTGAAGACGTCTGTTCAGGTTGAAGGCTATCATTCTCATCCTCCACTGCTGCAATCCAGGCTGGTCCTCGGGTTGACGGTCCTCCAGACATTGTTACCGCTGACGATCCTCCAAACGCTCCTCCAGGTTGTCCTCTAGGCACGCGATTTGACGATCCTCCAAATTGCTTCGGTCCAAAGTTCCCCCTTTTTTGTTGTCCCCTTTGATTACCAGCGAAAAATCCACAATTGACTGCAACGTGTCCTGGTTGATTACAGTTGTAGCAAATCTTGGGCTTGAACACCGGCTTCAACTGCACCAAACCAAACGCTCTCACCAATCCAGCAACAGTTTGAAAACGGTTGATCCTTGCTTGATTTTGAAGTGTTTCATCTTGAATTCCTTCAATAATATACTCAACGAGCTCGATTTCTTCAAGGTTGAGCGATGCAGCAAGCAGGCATTTGTCATTGGCGTAGTCCAGAAATTTTTCATTGGGCATCCATCTTCGATTTTCCATTTTCTTCCTCACCACGAACTTGCTTTCGACCGATGTAAAAgtgatcttcaaaattttcaaaacttcttcaaatGGCTTTAACAGCAACTCTTGCGTCATGGACCACTTTTGCGCACTGTCTTTAAGCTGCTTCAAAATCACCAACTTCATGACCTCTTCGTTAACTGCAAATATCCGTTTAGCGTACTTGATGCTGTTGATGAAGTGGTCCACATTTTCCCCAGGGTTCCCGGAGAAACACGGGAGAATGCTTGAAATTTCATCCAGCTTCACTGTACAGTTTCTCGCGTCTGGAACAGGAAAATGAGCGCCAGGGACAGGAATTCCAGCGCCAGAGACAGAAATTCCAGGGCTTCTAGCTGCACCTTGACCAGCTTGACCAGAAGAAAGCGTAACTTGACTTCCAGACATGCCTTGACCTTGCGCGCTTGCACCTTGGCCAGACGTAACCGTTTCTTTGCTTCTTGACAAAACTTGCTCGGTCCGACTTCGAGACGAACCAGTAGCTTGTCCAACAAAAACTTCTTCACAACTTCTTGACCGGCCAGAACCAACTTCAGCTTGATCTCCGCTATCTTGATTAGTCAGAGGAGGAAATTCTTctccgatatcctctgactgtTCTTCTTGGGATGGCTTATAGCTTCGCAGGAACATGACTTCTATCCCACTTCTGAACTTTTGAAGACGTCTGTTCAGGTTGAAGGCTTTATTGAGATATATTACAACAGTCCTAtacacatatgaaagacaatagtttattggtccttttcaaaaaaaactctggatttataGTTCAGACCCCTTCCTTCTTCCATCTTGTAGAAAATTAATGCTAAGTACGGAGATCGTAACAAAAGCAGTCAAGAAAAGTTCTTTTCGTGAGCCCCAAAAAACAAcagttataaaattttaaaattcaaaatctttaaaactctgaaattttaaatttcaggaattcaaaattgaacaatcttaaactaattaatttatatatccttccattttcaaattctaagGTAAATTTACAAAAGGACGTACTCTTGGGTGTTTCCaagttaaaaagaaaatttaccTTTGAATTcgttaattcctaaattctgaatacaaaaatccttaaattccttaattctttaATGGatcacttccattcgagcagtttttgcttttttctacaattttcacTCGAATCTGGTGCTTCTTTCTTTAATTCTTCgatttctaaattctaaatttctgcaattctatttttttcaatctaaaattctgaaattctatagctctgaaattctaaaattcttaaattgtaaaaatcggaaaatcttaaaattcttattttcttaaattttaaaatttttaatttcataactACCTACTaaatcacttaattttttttgttttttaattcttaaatttttattttttttatttattaattttaaaattttaaattgttattaaatttaattttaagaatttaagaagctAAGCATTTAaacttagattcttaaattgttaaaattcataaaatttttaaaatccttaaaattcttaaaatttttaaaattcttaaaattcttaaaattcataaaattcttgaaattcttgaaattcttgaaattcttaaaattcttaaaatactgaaaattcttaaaaaatttaaaattcttaaaattttgaaaattctaaaaattattaaaattctaaaaattattaaaattcttaaaattattaaaattcttaaattcttaaaatttgaattttattaaattcttaaaatctgaaattctcattttttttatttgattgccGCCAtctcaaattacaaaaaatcagaCTTATTTATGCATACACTAAATCCTCCATATGCGCTCTTTTTGGGGGGGGCGCACACCGGGGtagagcgcaattcgggggagcgttatttcggggtttgagcgcaaacggggggagcgttatttcggggttcgagcgcaaatcgggggagcgttattgcggggttttggcgtaaaatggggttttcttttttaatattctttattaacatataaatgaaaaaaatatgtaaagggtcatccacaaaacacgggtaagggaccatccacaaatctgggtatccaagaactcccggaagtcatgccctagatatctacttgatcaacgggggtctacaTGGGTGAACTAACCattggtatagcttcaggtagcttcagtgaaccacgatggatattctgggttacgttggattgttatgggtcctccaggaacttcccgggagttatgaccagatgatctacctgatcaacgggtttctatatgggtgtattaaccatccgTATAGCTTCAGTTAACTTCAGTGAACCACAATGGATACCCTtcaccatgttggattgttatgggtcctccaggaactcccgggagttatgacctgatgatctacctgatgaacgagggtctatatgggtgtataaaccatcggtatagcttctggtaacttcagtgaaccacgatggatattctggggtacaatggattgttatgggtcctccaggaactcccggaagttatgacctgatgatctacttgatcaacgggggtctatatgggtgtattaaccatccgtatagcttcaggtaacttcagtgaaccacgatggatacccttcaccatgttggattattatgggtcctccaggaactcccgtgagttatgacctgatgatctacctgatcaacgggggtctatatgggtatattaaccatcggtatagcttccggtaacttcagtgaatcacgatggatattctggggtacgttggattgttataggtcatccaggaactccaggGGGTTATGACCTgacgatctacctgatcaacgggggtctatatgggtgtattaaccatcggtatagcttccggtagcttcagtgaaccacgatggatattctggaagttggattgttatgggtcctccaggaactcccaggagttatgacctgatgatctacctgatcaacgggttTCTATTTTGAGACATTTCACTCccaggagttatgacctgatgatctacctgatcaacgggtttttcaaattttgagacaTTTCTTGATTGGATTGTAATTTTTCACGAGGACTTCGTACGACGAggagcacgattttttttaattttttttaatttttgagttttttatttttattttttttagatttgaaataaatttaaattatttttttttaatatttgaaataaatttaaattattttttttaaacatttgaaataatattatttttaatttttaaactcttaaattcttaaaattctcaaaattctttaaaaaaaataattttttttattcttaaattcagtaattttcaatacgttattttttattattatagagTGCCGCCATCTCAAATTACAAATGTCAGACTTATTTATTCATATTTAGAAAcccaaattttgagaaatttcgaactttttagattttttttttaatttgagttttttatttatttaatatttcaaacaagctcttcccggcaaacttcgtcctgcccttttttgatttcctgacgtttcttgattgtttgctaattcagcctcctgtgatctaaatttgagtttacgtaacttttcccatacaacccgccgattttccggaatcggttccagagtggccaaagttgtaactttttggcgtaagaaccttccttgggcttatatgaacgcaacgcaacaaagagcacctcaatccgacgctccgtattgaactgatttgcgttcgaacaaaaccgtcaaaattttttatatatatagataataatttctttgaaataaataGGTAtagattgtaattttttttaatttttgatgttctgaacttttattgtttgaattttaaaattttaatttttttaaactttttgggttttagaatttaaattttttaatcttttaaatttttgttttaattttcatttttaaattattgaattatatatattttttcaagttttgatttggcgatttttagatttttatgtttcaagtttatgtttttccgtattctaaaatgtttgaatctcttatttaattcttttttaatttctcaatttaaaaaacttgattttttataactatattttatttatttcagaatttcttaattcctttgtttaaatttttatgagtttttgattgtttatgttttttaacgTTTGAATTTTTTGCCGCAATTTTCTATGATAATTGTTAGGCTTtccccatgaaaaaaaaaaactaaattcgtccttttaatttcaagattctgcgttGCGGAATTTTTAGTATTACTATATCAAATACAAAATTGTTAATAcgtttgtaattttcagtcgcattcaaataaacaaatccaaTGTATCTGATTTGTTCCCCTTTCCATTTCTGTTCTATTCCaactgcgtaccgcttaagaaaaatctcttTGTGacccttgaccgtttcttgggctttttttttttgtatggagttttgcgttttaTGCGATCTCCGTACCAGCCAACACCTTTATGCTATATTAGCATCAACTAATCGGACACGGTTTGTACTTTCCCATATTTCGCAGCcggtcaattttgaaattttttacatgatttAACACGCCACAGACAAACACAAGATGATGCACCGAAAACAAACTCCACTTCCCAAAACTCACCTTCCTTTCATCCTTGATCGCCGTCGCCGCTACTGCACCAGCAGTCTTCGAACCCGTTCCTGCCGTCTTCCCGTCTGCTTTGCCTGCCGCAGCGGCTTCGCATGCTGTAGACGATCCCACGGAACTCGGTGCAGCGTCCTTCTTGCTGGCTGTTACCGGTTGACTTTCCGTCGCGACCCCCACTTCGACCTTCTTCTGCTGCTCAACCTTCACAGTGGCCGCCACCGGAACCGTCACCGCGGCCATCAGTTGCGACTGTTGCTTCTTTGCCTTAACACTACCACTAATACTATTACTGCTAGTAACGTTACTAATACTACTACTACTGCTagtattgctgctgctgctgctgctgctagtcGCCGTTCCGTTGACCCCCGTTGACGACGACTTGTCCGTTTGAGTGGCGACCGGTGCTGCTGCCTTCGCTTCGTTGGAACTCGTCACCGGAGCAGGACGTTTCTCCTGGGGAGcaacgccgccgccgccgccactggTGACAATGTTGACGTTCCACGCCCGCAGGTTGTTGAAGATCGACTGCTGCTCCTGGCGCTTCCTGCTCGGGGACATGTTGCTGTGGCGGTGGTTCTTGCGGCGGCTTTGGACCGCGGGGTTCACCGCTGGAGCCACGGCGGTTTTGGTGGCGATTGGTGCGGCTTTCTTGGCAGCGACCGTGTTCTGCGGGACGTTCGGTTGTGGTTCAGCGCCACCTCCGCCAGCTGCGCTGTTGGGGGTTCCATTCTGGGACGGAACAATGTTCTCCACGTTCTGGCGATCCTTGGCCGTTGTTTTACCGCAGGCCACGGGCAGCAGACTTCCCTTGCCACCGGTTTGACCGGTCGTCGGGTGTATCACAGCCGGTGGATGCATTTTCTTCGTAGACATTAAGCTTGTCTTGTATCTTTGTGATTTTCCTCTTCTAACTTGCTCCTACGTGCAATTTACGGACAAACGCTCCGAGCGGCGACCATTGACGATTCGCCAAGTCTTTTACTTAAACGGGGTAGGAagatacgacgacgacgacgagggagGGGGATCGTGCCGAGTGCGGCAAATAAAtaaagaataaataaataaatattcccgttttaaaacaataattctAACAGCATCCGGGGGGAAGAACAAACGAGCTGTCTTTGTGTGGGTAAAAACGGCAGCTTTCGACTTTGGACTTTTAATATAAACCGGGGCTGGTGGCCTAAGGAACACCGCGAATCACAATCAGGGATGAGATTTGGCCACAACACACAGGTTAGGCCAACAGCGATGGCATCGTTTACGGATTGGATGCTGGGGATGCTGATGCTCGAACTTGGAGCTCTCTTTGCTTGCTGGGATGGGAACCACGCGCGGTTTGCTCAGTTACATCTTGGTAACCATTCCCGGCGGGGGAACTCTGCACGCACGGGCTTGTCTGGGGAAGAATAGAAAAAGAGAAATTGTATCGTTACACATTGAGGGAAATAGTAGTAAGAAAGAACAGCAATGCTAAGATTTCTTAAACGTACCAAGACCGTCTATAAATTACCAGAGATATTCTAGTTTTCGATCGAACATAAGCATTGCAGTTACTTTTAATTTCGGcttagtttttttctttcttatcTTGTAAATGTGTGGTTTTACttttattacaaatttaatttgtttgcttCCTGGGTGTTGCGTGAAACTGAGTTTTTCAtgtattacaattttttacactctctgcatgcaaataactcgcataggcatttggatgctgttagctctgccgagcttcggcgACCCATTTCTTcgcaggctagccgtgcgcggggtacctcagcttgaatcgaaAAGCCCCGCGCCCTAAAGAACCTTCCTACCCCTTGTCAAATtgacaagatcctctgtaattactattAGCGGAAAAATATAATTACAGAAGCCGACTCTCTTTAATCCTTTGTTCTCTATCTTAACCTCCTATACCCTAACTGACACAATCGGCCTTGCCATCACGGAGCTGTGCGTCTATTTATAGATCCGCGATCTATTGTTCATTGTCATGATGGTCATGATGGATGATGATGATCTCCTGAGGGTCTTGTTTGGTAGAGTCTTCCGTCCTTCCTTTACGCGTTGTGGTGTggttgttttgtttaccttcccGTCATTTCTCCACTCACCTACTGCTGGTTGTTGTAGTAGGGGGAGCGgcatgtatgtgtgtgtttatgTGGTAATTAATTAGCAGTGGGTTCTGGGTGTCACGGCAAAATCGGTGACGAAGTGACCAAGTGGGATTCGATCCCTGAACGTCTGCTTGAAAGGCAGAACGCTTAACCTAATCGCTTTGCTAAGTACAAGGTCCTTTATTTGTTGTATAAAACAAATAGTTCATCCACACAAACATGTTAATTTGGTCAtaaatttcatcaaacatttctagagtttttttgaataggtccaataaaattgcaatcgaagagtacttttttttattaagtgcatcgtttttaaaatatagccattcaaagttaaattttgtccgataaattccggtttttgatttttttaattagtgtccatgattgtccagccctgaaaatattttttggttacAGTTccgaaaatttgctataattgTCTAAGAGAAATTGAAGactggacctctggttgctgagatacagcggctttaagaaaaagaaacaggaaaattgatttttttcaagtctcacccaaacaactctcTATTTTCtattgcgcattttgcactttactagagtcctgcgcaattattttcatcacagtattTTTCTATCACAGTGAGTTTTCATCACAATGGTGACGAAAACCCGTTGCTAAGGCAGGctgtttatgtttatttattttgcgaACGTTCATAAACTTATGGCTTGTCCAGTGCAGTGAAAGTGATTCGGACCGGATAATCCCAAGACTGGCAAGGTAATTGATTATTCGAGGGAGACAATTACGACAGCTTGTTCTGGCTGAGGAATTTTAGTCTTCGGTCTTCTTGCAGCTATGTTCGCGCCACATGGATGATGGAAAACCTGCGGGCGTTGGAGACACGCGTCTTCACTTCTTCGGCATCCCCTGCATTCGCTGATCCGGTGCTACCCAGAGGGTCCTTTCATGGCGATGAAGGCCAGAAGCCTGATAGTTATTGTCCTCTACGGCCATCTTATAGGGAGGCGACAGACGGCGGAGGTGGGATCAACTGCACGGGATTCACGCTACAGATCAATCCGAGATGGACGGATGCTCAGCGTTTCGCTGTTGGAAAAGGCGATTGGTCATCCTTCGCTACCCCGGTGCTTGTCAGATCTACCAATGCCATTTAATGAATGTAATCTTTTCTAataaagcaattaaaaaaagaaatcttcCCGCTTTTAGTATTTAGTGTGAGGCATAAAACATTGTAAGAACCTTAGAAGTGAAAATGAGAATGTTTTTACTGTAAAATTTACAGATTTCTTCCTTCCGCAAAGTATAGGTTTTAGTCAGAACATTGTTCAATTTACAGACAATACCATATAATACTCGGCCGACAAGATAATGGTACCGTTTACAGACTTAGCGGACACAGCTCGAGGTGGCCGATAGAGTTGTTCCCTAGagctcattagaaaaaaaaaaccgtcaaaaaaaCTCATAAGTTCCGACTACGAGAATCGAGCCATGAACCTTTAACAGACCatctcaatgacttaactgtCTCGGCCATAACAGCTTGGTGACTAGATTGTGATCAGAAATCGATGCATTacacttgttttgttttgatggtgtgatgGAAAATCAGTTTGCCATCTGTGATGAAAATTATTCCGCAGCACTCTACTGCggtgcaaagtgcgcaaagttgacagttctcagtcctgcaaagcagtgtgatgaaaaaaagaaggcctagcacgattgacacaaaactctaTAAATTGCTGCAAGGCGCAATAATGTCGATATTTTATTTTCGTCCGTtcgaaacattcgtgaaattttccgatcttttcgaatatcgaaatagtagtttatgcaacaagttgcaaaaagaggattttttcagcacgagtcgtacatttatccaacgaggttcaccgagttggataaatacgaagagtgctgcaaaaatcaagttttgcaacgagttccatacaacattttttgcaattccgaaaaacacccattgagtgaaattttaagtcaaattttcatgttttttgtcaataaatcgttttaatcaaaaaaatgttgaaaagtgttacttttcaaaacaagtgctgaaaagttcaacttttcagcacccatttcagtgctgaaaagtagaactttttagcatttattttgaaaagtgttgctattcgattctgttatttttggtacagaaaagtaggttatttcgtcgttcaagaatgacaggaaaagtaagtagtttcacgacggaattgcaaaaacaatattttgattttttttttttaatcaaggctgaaatttcaaaagggccaaacatttaatattcaaacttataaaaaaacaaaacaaactacgatcaaaattgtgaacattatatttttttagaaacttataaaataaaaaatacagctTCTTATGTGAAAATattgtacatttttttgaacTCAGCAATTATTTATCAAACCCCGAAGTTTTTAAAGGTAACAGCGGAGACGAGCTATTGTTTTACACTTCCAATTTTGTGGAAAAGATTCCTGACGTTTGAGAATtagcaaaatagttcaaactgtcaaaatgcatatccgcccttttctcgtgttgctactgagttttaaaaactcgagaaatttaaaataacatcaacaaaaatcaggagtttaaaacaatttgacaattaaaaaagttacttaatccaccttcaagtggttggtgccttcctcgcattcataaagtgaatacactatacagcctcaaaaaagattataaataacacttattattatcaaaatatctgagatccggcctaaaaaaaaaagtgtattaaaagcACTAAtttaagtacttataacttttgatagggtagtcagatcttaaGTCTtatgggctcgttggaaaggtcttttgattacctatccaacgatgggtcgcatggtagatccggaaaactttttcatcaacatatttgagatccggcctcaaaaaagtgtataaatagcacttaagtgctcataacttttgatggggttgtcagatcttcaatcttttgaatgcgttggaaaggtctttcaaatacctttctaacaatatatagcatgacggagtttcttacaaaaaccaccctttttacaatcttccgaagtttagctgaaatcgtttttttagcataacttttgaagtacttttctaaacttcataatataaACTAGGgtctcacatccagacacacgcacagacatttgtacagaatttgattctgagtcgataggtatacgtgaaggtgggtctacgaggtcgaataaagaagttcatttttagagtgattttatagcctttcctcattgaggtgaggaaggcaaaaagaagaaaataaaaatgaaaaaaaaagttttaaatctcaggataaaacattttttaagtttcatgTTTTGGAAATTCGTGAATTATtgagtttttaaattgttcttttttatgTAGCTAAATTGAAACAGattgtttaaatttctaaatttcaaaattgtaaaattctcaaattttcaatattttgagtttttaaagttattacttttatttttattttgtttaaatgcttatatttttatgtaagtattttttcaaatttttattttaaaaaatgttagtttCTGACTTTTGTTCCTGTTTACTGTACAGTTTTCTTTTATGCAGTTTGATTTAGCAAGGCGccatccacaaatgacgtagcaAAACGACTTCAAAACGACACAGGATCTAATAATCCTTACCAAGTGATTTTTACTCGAGTAGTAGTATCCGGATcaaggatggaataatcgcgaaaaatcaatttcgcttgcgaactttctttacccgcgaaagagagaggaggcaaatcacgcaaaagaaaatcgatcCCAAATCTCTCAAAGAAAAttaatctgctgatgattttttgtgaatttccttgtcagcaccactcaaaaatatttatttcactttgtttacacacattgcccatctacaaaatgtgacaggtcataggtcatatttcgacgtgtgacgttacacttgcaagtgtagtagtgaaaaagatgttccgccgaataatcaggAGAggcatg
Coding sequences:
- the LOC120416982 gene encoding poly(A) RNA polymerase gld-2 homolog B-like isoform X3 codes for the protein MSTKKMHPPAVIHPTTGQTGGKGSLLPVACGKTTAKDRQNVENIVPSQNGTPNSAAGGGGAEPQPNVPQNTVAAKKAAPIATKTAVAPAVNPAVQSRRKNHRHSNMSPSRKRQEQQSIFNNLRAWNVNIVTSGGGGGVAPQEKRPAPVTSSNEAKAAAPVATQTDKSSSTGVNGTATSSSSSSSNTSSSSSISNVTSSNSISGSVKAKKQQSQLMAAVTVPVAATVKVEQQKKVEVGVATESQPVTASKKDAAPSSVGSSTACEAAAAGKADGKTAGTGSKTAGAVAATAIKDERKLLNGGTNGFGGRQSLAIPPPPPPSSSLTAPPPSSLSASAVGSGSSLLHPSSSSSIPVVSSTGSGSCSSSKHNSSSSSRASNAGKVLLPNVNPLDQFAVLQGKLRNSMSAPPPPTQQSHHNIPHHPHSSVAHNHQQQSQQQQQQQSIPSTTTTSPQYSLDFLHYVGMRMSGSGGTTPQSTATAAAQAAALFRGNPHFNYSNFNQQLHPQQPSQQQQQQHHLQRHFAGYYEEMMVPAGATGGGDAAALYNGAAGYPGADHLNHQHNHHAHQHQHNHPPHQQQQQQQPTSGYGNGGFHQNNNYQQHNRNYGGGRGGQSNGGNMQGRKTWNNNNNSWHGKRSNMMQGGKFGGVGGIKGPNMSHGGYRKSYHYYNNNNSNHHHHHTNGHHHDSHQQQHQDQMRNLVYIRGYDRGQGAASSSQESTSRSPTPSPQSESPAIDTASEVVKTSCNPAGSSGSSVQDEKSDSGIEDGAATLKKSGAIPSSSSSSSSVVSIPSTDSSAISSAASQNLSLELNGATGQGYESDSSHSSSYNSHTYRHRKYANGGQVYRSSSSTSSGVSSTATFPPLVVDFAMQTSSASAVNTPTASATSQQVADFFLRSQSYHGSHQNLTTVSGSASPNPPDSPVGAARPLVGTQSMPMFSELFTGQQHHNHHQQQNQQRTHPNSSYGSNSSLDSTLQNVVGGTPASASASSNNSNCSIVSTTSSSGYGSAPASTVPPNEAYSMQSGHPRRRFSGRSSPAPYTEQSHKPNRSSFGGSNTAVNSASQQPPSPPSHNRKGQQPAWSTHRPVTVPTSATTTTTTAIPPAPQVPPPSTSVPPPSNNLPLLHPIDGTNYHTPADRFLARSHLVELLAPPEDLAPAGSKWAALSSAVWDKFAATQQTQHKFVQKIQLWRYLFMCIRKAFPRFSLYLVGSTISGFASDNSDVDMCLVCRANTIPFDMRGEALFQLGQLKNYFMNINTYFEEFSVIQAKVPILRFRDSTNCIVVDLNYNNCVGIRNTHLLYCYSQLDWRLRPLTLVVKLWAQHHNINDAKNMTISSYSLVLMVIHFLQYGVSPPILPCLHAMYPDKFVDCPTLQRMSDISNLDLTETMEPYKNENAQSLGELFMQFLEYYANFDYTQYAISVRTASVIPIESARVARSYKNDPHHWRQLCIEEPFDLTNTARSVFDADIFEQIKSVFSTSWRRLKDTNDLGSIFECDPLFVPVASTLSITS